Within Cnuibacter physcomitrellae, the genomic segment TCTGCGTGGTCTGAGGAACCTCCGCCGGGTCGCTGGCGACGGCCGCGCTATCGCCCGTGCCGGACGTCGCGTAGTCGGGGAGGCTGTAGTCCGGCGGCGTGAAGTCGAGGCCCGGGGTCGGCTCGAAGGGGACCCAGCCGATGCCCTCGAAGAACAGCTCGGGCCAGGAGTGCAGCTGATCGGTGTACACGTCGTAGGTCGTGACGCCGTCCTGGCTTCCTGTGGCGGTCTGGCTCGGCGCATAGCCGATGGCGATGCGCGCCGGGATGCCGAGCACGCGCGCCATGACGGCCATCGCCGAGGCGTAGTGCACGCAGTATCCCGACTTCGCCTCGAGGAACGCGGCGATCTGGTCGGCGCTGTCGCCGTCGTAGTTCCCGGACACCGGCGCGGAGAGCGAGTACGTGAACTGGCTCGACCTGAAGTACTCCTGCAGGGCCACCGCGCGGTCGTAGTTCGACGTCGCGGATGCGGTCACCGACCGAGCGGTGTCGCCGATGATCGCGGGCAGCACATCCGGCAGCTGCAGGTACCGGTCGAGATCGGTCGGCACGCTGCTCCCGGCGGCGGCGAACTGCTCGGGAGTGGGCTGCACGTCGACGCTCGAGACCGCGTAGGAGAGCCCGCGCGTGTCGAGCTCCGAGGTCGTGAGGGTCGAGAGCCCCGCCGAGAGCTGCCACTGGTCGTCGGCCAGTCCCTCCACCTGGGTCGCGGGGAACGGCATCGGCAGCCAGTCCGTACGCAGTGCCTCGATCGACACCTCCGTACGCTCGCTCTGCGTGGGCACGTCGGCGGCGAGCCCGACCGGTGTGCCGATCTGCTGCTCGGCGTACGGCACGAGGTCGTCGCCCTCCTCGGGGTGCCACGTCCCCTCCGTGAAGTCGCCGAGGGTCACCATCCTGAGGTACTCGGCCGAGTCGCCGGTGGTGGAGTACGAGAGCGAGAGCACGGGCGTGCTGCGCCGCAGGTCGCGGCCGAGCTGGATGGTCGGATCGATCCCGGCGGAGTACACGGAGGGGAAGAGGTTCCCGGCCTGATCCTTGTCGAGCGAGCCCTCGGTGAGTCCGGGCGTGACGGTGGGCAGCACCACCGTGGCGAGGGCCGTCGCACTCGCGATGACCACGGCGAGCATCCGGTTCCGGCCGGCCCGGGGATCGTGGCGTCGCACGGATGGGCCGCCGATGCGGGAGCCCGACCAGATCATGCCGAGGTATGCGAGGCCGACGAGCACGTAGATCCCGACCTGCGGCGCGGGCTCTCGGATGAACGGGGCGATGGCGAGCACGGCGAGGAGACCCACGCCGCTCAGCGCCGGTTTCCGGAGACCGGTGGCGAGCGCATCCGTCACGATCGCGATCAGGCCGATCGACATGACGAGGAGCTGGGTGATCGGCTCGTCTGCGACGGCCGGGACGGCCTGCACGGCGATCGACTCCCTGGCCGCCGCGAGGTCGGCCGACAGCTCCGACAGGGTCGCGAACGTCGGGATGACGAGCCAGAGCGTCGACGCGGCGTAGAGCGCGACGACGACCACGGCCCACACCACGGCCGAGGCGACCACGGCCGCGAGCTCGGATGCCCCCACGGCGCGCAGCAGCGCCGCGACGCCGAGGACGAGGACGACCATCGCCATGGTCGCGAACCACCAGCCGATGCCCTGGAGGAGAGGCGAGACCCCGAAGAGCGCCGCACCGATGCCGGCGGCGACGAACAGCGTGCTGAGCCAGGCGCCGGCGTGCTCGCGTCGCCGCTCCGCCCAGCGCCGCGGCCGACCCGCCCGAGGAGTGTCGACGCGCGCGGGAGCGACCCGAGCGCGAGGCCGTTCGGGGCGGGTGCCGAGAGCCGTCATGCGAGCCCCCTCGCCTCGCCGAGCGCACGCCAGACCGAGGGGACCGCCTCGTCGGGATCGACGTCGACCACGGTCCATCCCGCTCGGCGAAGCGACGTACCGACCTCGCTTCCGGCACCGCCCGCCCGTCCGACCTCGAGGTCGGCGTCGCTGCGTACGACGAAGGCGACCGGATGCGAGCTCATCGCCGCGAGCGACTGAAGGCCCTGCTCCGCCCCGGGCCTGTCCGCGACGAACGCGAACACGGGAGGGGCATCGGGCGACGTCAGGGAGGCGTCCCCCACTGCGGCGCGGAACGCGTCGGGGTCGGCGGCTCCGGCAGGCGTGGCGAAGGCGAGGTCGTACGCGACGCGCTGCGATCCGGCGACGTCGACGTAGATCGCGTCGGCCGACCTCTCGCCGAACCCCACCAGGCGCACGCCGAAGCCCTCCGCCACGAGGTGCTGAGCGACCGAGGCGGCGCCGCTCACGGCCCATTCGAACGCGTCGGACGCCGCGTCGTCACCCGGGAAGGACGACGCGTCGAGGAGCACCACCGCATCCTGGTCGTTCCGCTGATCGTCCTGCTTCACCATCAGCTCGCCGTGCCGGGCCGTGGCGGGCCAGTGCACCTTGCGCACCGAATCTCCCGGCTGGTAGCGCCGGGCGATGACGTCGGGTTCGCCCGCTCCGACCAGACGCCGCGCGGTCTGCTCCGATCCGTCTCCCGTGGAGAGGCGCAGGTCGGCCCGGGCGAGGTCGTAGACGGCGGGCGTCACCACCAGGCTGTCGGTCTCTCCGACCGCGACCGAGCGACGGGCCATGCCGAACGGGTCGGCGAACGTGAGGAGGAGCGGCCCGACGGTGTGGGCGCCACGGCGAGTGGTGTCGGGCCGGTAGTGCAGCCGCTGCACCTCCGGCTCGCCCGCCCTGCGCGCCGAGAACCCGGGCAGGGCCGGGAGCTCGCTCGGTGCGGTCGACGACATCGGCGCACTGGCCGGGTCGACCCAGGTGACCGCGGGCGTCCGCATCGCACCCCAGTTCTGCAGCAGCAGGACGGCGTCGACGGGCTCGCCTGCCGGGGCCGACTCGGGGACGAACCGCCGTCGCACGGTGAGCTGAACCCGGCGCAGCGCCGTCCAGGCGTATCCGAAGCCGACCACGGCGAGCAGGAAGCAGCCGAGGTAGGCGAACTCCTGCCGGGCGAAGTACCGCGTCGCGACGAAGGCGGCCACCGCCACGGCGAGCAGCGCCCACCCCCGCACCGTCAGGCGCGGTGCGCGGGTCGGACGTCGACGACGATCGGCGGCGGAGGCCATCGGTCAGCGGGTGCGTGCCAGCGGGACGGGAGTGGCGGAGACGATCGCGCGCAGGGAGTCGGCGATGGCCTGAGTGGCACCACCCCGATCGCTCGCGGCCCGCCGGGTGGGGACGATACGGTGGGCGAGCACCGGGACGACCAGCTCGTCGACGTCGTCGGGCACCACGAACTCGCGCCCCTTGAGCGCCGCGAGGACCTTCGCCGCGCGCACCAGGTGGAGCGTGCCGCGAGGGCTGGCGCCGAGTCTGAACTCCGGATGCGATCGGGTCGCCTGCACGATCGAGACCACGTAGGACTCGACTGCCCGGCTGACGTACACGGCCCGGGCGGTCTCGATGAGCTCGGCCAGCTCGGGCTTGCCCACGACGGGGCTCAACTCGTCGAGCGGACTGGCGTTCTCGCGCTGATGCAGCATCGCCAGCTCCGCCGACGCATCCGGGTACCCCATCGAGATGCGGACCATGAACCGGTCGCGCTGAGCCTCGGGAAGCGCGTAGGTGCCCTCCATCTCGATCGGGTTCTGCGTGGCGACCACCACGAACGGAGCCTCGAGCTGGTGGGTGACGCCGTCGACGGATACCTGCCCCTCCTCCATGCACTCGAGGAGGGCGGACTGGGTCTTCGGCGAGGCGCGGTTGATCTCGTCGGCCACGACGATGTTCGCGAACACCGCTCCCGGCTTGAACTCGAACTCGTGCGCCGCCTGGTTGTACATCGACACGCCCGTCACATCGGAGGGGAGCAGGTCGGGAGTGAACTGGATGCGGCTCACCGTGCATCCGACGCTGGTGGCGAGCGCCTTGGCGAGCGTGGTCTTGCCCACGCCCGGCACGTCCTCCACGAGCAGGTGCCCTTCGGCGATCAGCACGACGAGGGCGAGCGTGAGCGCCTCGCGCTTGCCGTCGATCACGGTCTCGAGGTTCGCCATGATGCGCCCGGTGCGGTCGGCGAACTCCTCGAGCGGCAGCGGCTCGGTGTGACGCGCGCTCGGCCCGTGCCCGGCGTTCTGGCTCGCGTTCTGGCCTGCGTTCTGGTCCGTGTCGAAGGTCATCGACGGCGCTCCCATCTGTGGGCGAGGAGGAAGAGGCTGCCGACCAGCGTCGCCACGCCGAGCGCGAGCAGGAACGGAGTCAGGGACGACACGAGCGAGTACACGACGAAGCCGCCCTGATCGAGCGTGGCGTTCCTCTGCTGATCGGCAATCACCAGGATGGCCACGATCGGCGCCACGACGAGGGCGACGCCGACCGCCCAGATCGCGACCACGAACCGGTCGACGAGCGCCACCGGCGCGGGCTCGACGGCGACGGAGGGCTCGATCCGGTCGACGTCGTCGAACACGCGGAGGTCGACGTCGTCGTCGAAGCCGGGTTGGAAGGCGGCATCGAACCGGCTGTCGAAGCCGCTGCCGTCGCCCGCGGTGGAGTGGCGCTGCACGGTGTCTCCTCGGAACATCTCGTTCCGATAACGGTAGTGCCCGCCGGGGACCCCCGTGTCGCTCCACACCCATTTCACACGGGCCCACCAGCCGCGCGCGGGGGGCCTGCCCGCCAATCTGACAGTCGTGGCGGCCGCCAGCCGTCACAGCCCACCACGACTGCCAGATCCACCGCCGGACGACGGACGGGCGGGGTGCGCCGGTGCGGGTGCTGGGCTGTTGCTCGGGGAGGTCCAGGCGGCTTAGCCTCAGTCGCATGCGGGACGTCGAGCGGTTGCGGCCCGACGTCCTCGAGTTCCTCTGGGACGTCGATCCGATCGGCATGAAGGACAAGCGCGCACTCGTCAGGGGCGAATACGACCGCTACGTCGATCGCGTCGTGAGCGACCTTGTCAACCGCGGTCCGTTCGAGGCAGCGCAGCGCCTGTCTGCGCGATGGGACGAGGAGATGATGGTCACGATCGATCCCGACCGGCTGATCCCCGGTCTCTCCGCGATCGACGTGCAGAACGCGCCCTGACCACCGGTGGTGCACCGTAGGGCGGACGGGACTTGAACCCGTGACCGACGGATTATGAGTCCGCTGCTCTGACCAGCTGAGCTACCGCCCCGCGGCCGGCGACGGGTCGCACGGCCGAGGTACACGATACCGCGCCTCGGCGGAGCGACCCGCTCACGCCGCGGGCGAGGCTACGCGGCGGAGGAGCGCTCCTCGTCGGACGGGCGGGAGACCGCCGGGTCGCTGACCTTCTCGCCGCGGTACAGGCGCTCGAAGGTCGCTAGCGTCCGGTCGATGTCGTGGGCGGCGACGATGTCGAGCGACTCGCGCTTCATCGCCTGCAGCTCGTCCTCGGGAAGGCGGAGCACACGCTCGAGCTTGGCCGCCAGATCCGCGGCGTCTCCCGGCGTGAAGAGGTAGCCGTTCTCGCCGTCGTGCACGAGGTGAGGGAGAGCCATCGCATCGGCCGCCACGACCGGCAGGCCGCTGGCGAGCGCCTCCATGGTGGCGATGCTCTGCAGCTCGGCGATCGACGGCATCGCGAACACGGTCGACCTCGTGTACGAGGCGCGGAGCTCCTCGTCGGACACCCGCCCCGTGAAGCTGACACGGTCGGCGATGCCCAGCGTCTCGGCGAGCTGCTGGAGGTTCTTCAGCTGGTCGCCCCCGCCGACGACGTCGAGGTGGACGTCGAGGTCGCTCGGGAGCATCTGCACGGCCTTCAGGAGCACATCGATCTGCTTCTCGGGCGCGACCCGGCCCACGAACAGGATGCGGTTGCCCTCGCGGGGCCCGAAGTCGGGGGTGTAGTCCGACGCCCGGATGCCGCAGCTGATCGCGTACGTGTTGGTCATCCCGGTGCCGCGCTCGAAGAAGTCGGCGGCGCGGCGAGTCGGCGCCGTCA encodes:
- a CDS encoding glycosyltransferase: MTDFRESPSSEPSSSAPDAERPLRIIIGADTFSPDVNGSAKFAEHLASGLASRGHDVHVVVPAASRAHGTWTEEYDGQKVTAHRLFSLRWPFHDWLRFVMPWTIRKNSARIIDEVQPDVVHFQSHIVVGRGLAAEAQKRGIRIIGTNHVMPENLTAFMPIPQAAKDVVIKLAWKAARRSFSKAEAVTAPTRRAADFFERGTGMTNTYAISCGIRASDYTPDFGPREGNRILFVGRVAPEKQIDVLLKAVQMLPSDLDVHLDVVGGGDQLKNLQQLAETLGIADRVSFTGRVSDEELRASYTRSTVFAMPSIAELQSIATMEALASGLPVVAADAMALPHLVHDGENGYLFTPGDAADLAAKLERVLRLPEDELQAMKRESLDIVAAHDIDRTLATFERLYRGEKVSDPAVSRPSDEERSSAA
- a CDS encoding AAA family ATPase encodes the protein MTFDTDQNAGQNASQNAGHGPSARHTEPLPLEEFADRTGRIMANLETVIDGKREALTLALVVLIAEGHLLVEDVPGVGKTTLAKALATSVGCTVSRIQFTPDLLPSDVTGVSMYNQAAHEFEFKPGAVFANIVVADEINRASPKTQSALLECMEEGQVSVDGVTHQLEAPFVVVATQNPIEMEGTYALPEAQRDRFMVRISMGYPDASAELAMLHQRENASPLDELSPVVGKPELAELIETARAVYVSRAVESYVVSIVQATRSHPEFRLGASPRGTLHLVRAAKVLAALKGREFVVPDDVDELVVPVLAHRIVPTRRAASDRGGATQAIADSLRAIVSATPVPLARTR
- a CDS encoding DUF58 domain-containing protein, with product MASAADRRRRPTRAPRLTVRGWALLAVAVAAFVATRYFARQEFAYLGCFLLAVVGFGYAWTALRRVQLTVRRRFVPESAPAGEPVDAVLLLQNWGAMRTPAVTWVDPASAPMSSTAPSELPALPGFSARRAGEPEVQRLHYRPDTTRRGAHTVGPLLLTFADPFGMARRSVAVGETDSLVVTPAVYDLARADLRLSTGDGSEQTARRLVGAGEPDVIARRYQPGDSVRKVHWPATARHGELMVKQDDQRNDQDAVVLLDASSFPGDDAASDAFEWAVSGAASVAQHLVAEGFGVRLVGFGERSADAIYVDVAGSQRVAYDLAFATPAGAADPDAFRAAVGDASLTSPDAPPVFAFVADRPGAEQGLQSLAAMSSHPVAFVVRSDADLEVGRAGGAGSEVGTSLRRAGWTVVDVDPDEAVPSVWRALGEARGLA
- a CDS encoding transglutaminase TgpA family protein, with translation MTALGTRPERPRARVAPARVDTPRAGRPRRWAERRREHAGAWLSTLFVAAGIGAALFGVSPLLQGIGWWFATMAMVVLVLGVAALLRAVGASELAAVVASAVVWAVVVVALYAASTLWLVIPTFATLSELSADLAAARESIAVQAVPAVADEPITQLLVMSIGLIAIVTDALATGLRKPALSGVGLLAVLAIAPFIREPAPQVGIYVLVGLAYLGMIWSGSRIGGPSVRRHDPRAGRNRMLAVVIASATALATVVLPTVTPGLTEGSLDKDQAGNLFPSVYSAGIDPTIQLGRDLRRSTPVLSLSYSTTGDSAEYLRMVTLGDFTEGTWHPEEGDDLVPYAEQQIGTPVGLAADVPTQSERTEVSIEALRTDWLPMPFPATQVEGLADDQWQLSAGLSTLTTSELDTRGLSYAVSSVDVQPTPEQFAAAGSSVPTDLDRYLQLPDVLPAIIGDTARSVTASATSNYDRAVALQEYFRSSQFTYSLSAPVSGNYDGDSADQIAAFLEAKSGYCVHYASAMAVMARVLGIPARIAIGYAPSQTATGSQDGVTTYDVYTDQLHSWPELFFEGIGWVPFEPTPGLDFTPPDYSLPDYATSGTGDSAAVASDPAEVPQTTQSARPQDDVGGTSAAASSGAETARGWLVAGLIVLAVAVVVLMPFTVRTLIRRRRVRALSESPHPATLAWMELEDSLDDERFSRSPTETVQSLAGRVLAERRVPAEQLQRLAAAVEREQFAAPGQVDAQARSLIASDLDAVLGALAEDATTSERALARFVPLSLWRRARTSAATGTEVAERSRQ